Sequence from the Calidithermus timidus DSM 17022 genome:
GATCGCCGCCAGAGGGCGCGGCGATCGAGCCTTTCGCCCAAAATAGCCTCGACCCTGGAAGCCCGTTCAGTGGTGTAGACCACCAGATAGGTGCGGTTGAAAACCTGCCACAGGCCGTCAAACTCGCTGTAGCGCAGCGTGACCCTGGGGCCGTAGTAGGAGTCGAAGGCGTTGAAGATGCCCCTGGTGTCGTCGTAACCGACCAGCAAGCGGTAGTGCCCCATGCCCCCGGCCTCCGGGGTGACGAACCAGGTCTCCACGATTACCGGAAAACCCGCCGCGATCAGGCGCTTGAGCAATGGGTAATCCCCCGCCACGCCGTGGTGAACCCTGTAGCCCTGCTCGCGGGCGTAGGTGGCCATCTCCTCGGGGCTGACGTTCTTGTCCTGCTTGTTGGGCTTGAGCACCGGGGCGATCTGGTACTGGGTCTGCCGACTGCCCCAGAAGCTCATGGCCATGCCGATGGTCGCGGGACCGCAGTTGTTGAAGCGCTGGTACTCGTGACGCACGCCTTGCAAAAAAGCGCTTGGGGGCAACTCAGCAGCCCAGGACAGGCCCATCAGAGTCAGGGAGAAAGCTACCAGACGCACCGCTCAGTCTCCAAACAGCTTGTCGAAAGCATCCTTACCGCCTGACTTGCGCGCAGGACGGTATACGTCATGCTCGAGCTCGATGCGCCCTTCCCTGAGCAGGGCCTCGAGGGCGCGGGTGAGCTCGAGGCGCGAGAGGCTCTCGCCCTCCTCGTCGAGCCAGCGCTGGATGTCGCTCACACTGGCAAAACGCAACCGTTCTACCGCCCGCAAGACCCAGCCCCGCGTATCCATGGCCCCCAGGCTACAGTAGCTTCCCCGCGTTATCTCGAGCCAGGCCACATTTACCCCGGCCCGGATGCGTGGAGGTGGTGGGCCTATTCAACTGGCGCCGTCTTGTCGCAAAATAGCAGGGTGGACCCCTATCGGGAGTATCAGGACTATGTCGTAGCCCACCGGCTGCGCGCTGAATTGGGGGAACGCGTTGCGCCCTTGTTTTCCCTATCCGAGTACGCGGCCTTGCGCCTAGAACGCAGTGAACTCCTGCGCAAGCTAGTGGCGCGGCAGGGAGACCCGTCGCTGCTGAACCAGATCGAAGAACTCACCGACGACCTCAACTACGGGTTCTGGTCCAACCCAGGCACCCTCAAGGCCTTTCTCAACCGAATAGGCCCCGGCGCGCACCCTCTCCTCAGCAGTCCGGAAGCCTTCGAGCGGCTGCTCTCCCCGACCGAGCGCTCGAGGCTGCCCGAGCCGGGCCTGGCCGGGCGCTACTACCTGGGCTGGTTCCGCCTGCCCAACCTGGTGATGGAGCCCCTGGCCTTCGAGGCCGCGCTGCGCGAGCAGGAAAGCCTGGGCGAGCGGCTGGGCCTGTTTCTGGACATGTTCAACCAGGTAGTGGGCTAGAGGGAGCGATAAAGCGGGTATTGCGCGGGCGGCTCGAGGCAAAAGCCCACCGGCCATCTTCCGGTGGGCCCGACAGTGCCTGGCGCTTATACCGGATTCAAAGAGATACCCTTCAAAACCAAAACCCAGAGCACTTCCTTCGGTCGACCGCCCCGCCAAGGCGGGGCGGCGTTCCCATTCGGGAACGAGCTGGCCGAATCTGGTATTATTGCAGATAAACGTTGATGCCGAACTGCCCGGTCAGCCCAAAGCCGCCCGAAGTGAAGTTGAACAGCGGGTTGAGTTCGACAAACCAGCTCCAGTTGCCGGCTACGAAGTTCTCGTAACCCACGGCCCCTTGCAGCAAGAACGCCGCCGTGCCGCCGCTAAAATTCAGGTGGGGGCCACCACCGAAGTAGATGCTAGCGCCCGTGGCGTTGAGGGGATAGAGCACATCGGCTCCTAGCAGCAGGCTAAAGCCACCCCCG
This genomic interval carries:
- a CDS encoding C39 family peptidase — its product is MRLVAFSLTLMGLSWAAELPPSAFLQGVRHEYQRFNNCGPATIGMAMSFWGSRQTQYQIAPVLKPNKQDKNVSPEEMATYAREQGYRVHHGVAGDYPLLKRLIAAGFPVIVETWFVTPEAGGMGHYRLLVGYDDTRGIFNAFDSYYGPRVTLRYSEFDGLWQVFNRTYLVVYTTERASRVEAILGERLDRRALWRRSLSLAREETQTQPTNAFAWFNLGSSLLRLGDVGGAVQAFDRSRKLPLKRAYDPGRPADTAFNWPWRMLWYQFDPLEAYYRAGRYQDVIKLAGDVLGRVSDHEESYYWRAMARAAVGQTRAAIGDLQAALRYKPGYSQAREALRKLQGRVSR